A section of the Meles meles chromosome 8, mMelMel3.1 paternal haplotype, whole genome shotgun sequence genome encodes:
- the CNGA4 gene encoding cyclic nucleotide-gated cation channel alpha-4 — protein sequence MSQDSKVKTTESSPSAPSKARTSLPVLDPSGDYYYWWLNTMVFPVMYNLIIIVCRACFPDLQHSYLVAWLVLDYTSDLLYLLDIVVRFHTGFLDQGILVVDKGRISSRYVRTWSFFLDLVSLMPTDVAYVQLGPHTPMLRLNRFLRVPRLFEAFDRTETRTAYPNAFRITKLMLYIFVVIHWNSCLYFALSRYLGFGRDAWVYPDPAQPGFERLRRQYLYSFYFSTLILTTVGDTPLPAREEEYLFMVGDFLLAVMGFATIMGSMSSVIYNMNTADAAFYPDHALVKKYMKQQHVNRRLERRVIDWYQHLQINKKMTNEIAILQHLPERLRAEVAVSVHLSTLSRVQIFQNCEASLLEELVLKLQPQTYSPGEYVCRKGDIGREMYIIREGQLAVVADDGVTQYAVLGAGLYFGEISIINIKGNMSGNRRTANIKSLGYSDLFCLSKEDLREVLSEYPQAQVVMEEKGREILLKMNKLDVNAEAAEIALQEATESRLRGLDQQLDDLQTKFARLLAELESSALKIAYRIERLEWQTREWPMPEELAEADDEGETGEGAS from the exons ATGAGCCAGGACAGCAAAGTGAAGACAACGGAGTCCAGCCCCTCTGCCCCATCCAAGGCCAG GACATCACTGCCTGTCCTAGACCCATCTGGGGATTACTACTACTGGTGGCTGAACACGATGGTCTTCCCAGTCATGTATAACCTCATCATCATCGTGTGCAG AGCCTGCTTTCCTGACTTGCAACACAGTTATCTGGTGGCCTGGTTGGTTCTAGACTACACAAGTGACCTGTTATACCTACTGGACATCGTGGTACGCTTCCACACAG GATTCCTGGACCAGGGCATCCTGGTGGTGGACAAGGGCAGGATTTCAAGTCGTTACGTTCGCACCTGGAGCTTCTTCTTGGACCTGGTTTCCCTGATGCCCACAGATGTGGCCTACGTGCAGCTGGGCCCACACACCCCCATGCTGAGGTTGAACCGCTTTCTGCGTGTGCCCCGCCTCTTTGAGGCCTTTGACCGCACAGAGACCCGCACAGCTTACCCGAACGCCTTTCGCATCACCAAGCTGATGCTCTACATTTTTGTTGTTATCCACTGGAACAGCTGTCTATACTTTGCCCTGTCCCGGTACCTGGGCTTCGGGCGTGATGCCTGGGTGTACCCGGACCCCGCGCAGCCTGGCTTTGAGCGTCTGCGGCGCCAGTACCTCTATAGCTTCTACTTCTCCACGCTGATCCTGACCACTGTGGGCGACACGCCGCTGCCTGCGCGGGAGGAGGAGTACCTCTTCATGGTGGGCGACTTCCTGCTGGCTGTCATGGGTTTTGCCACCATCATGGGGAGCATGAGCTCGGTCATCTACAACATGAACACTGCAGATGCTGCTTTCTACCCAGACCACGCGCTGGTGAAAAAGTACATGAAGCAGCAGCATGTGAACCGCCGGCTGGAGCGGCGGGTTATTGACTG GTACCAGCACCTGCAGATCAACAAGAAGATGACCAACGAGATAGCCATCTTACAGCACTTGCCTGAGCGGTTGCGGGCGGAAGTGGCCGTGTCCGTACACCTGTCTACTCTGAGCCGGGTGCAGatcttccagaactgtgaggccAGCCTGCTGGAGGAGCTGGTGCTGAAGCTGCAGCCCCAGACCTATTCACCAGGCGAATACGTCTGCCGCAAGGGCGACATTGGCCGGGAGATGTACATCATCCGTGAGGGGCAGTTGGCCGTGGTGGCAGATGATGGCGTCACACAATATGCCGTGCTTGGTGCGGGGCTCTACTTTGGGGAGATCAGCATCATCAACATCAAAG GAAACATGTCTGGGAACCGCCGCacagccaacatcaagagtctaGGGTACTCAGACCTGTTTTGCCTGAGCAAGGAGGACCTGCGGGAAGTCCTGAGCGAGTATCCCCAGGCCCAGGTCGTCATGGAGGAAAAGGGCCGTGAGATCCTGCTCAAAATGAACAAGTTGGACGTAAATGCTGAGGCAGCCGAGATTGCCCTCCAGGAAGCCACAGAGTCCCGGCTACGAGGCCTTGACCAGCAACTCGATGATCTACAGACCAAGTTTGCTCGCCTCCTGGCCGAGCTGGAGTCCAGCGCACTCAAGATCGCTTACCGCATCGAACGGCTGGAGTGGCAGACGCGAGAGTGGCCAATGCCCGAGGAACTGGCTGAAGCTGATGATGAGGGCGAAACTGGGGAGGGAGCTTCTTAG